A part of Terriglobus roseus genomic DNA contains:
- a CDS encoding TonB-dependent receptor: protein MKKLFVVPSLLLVSAAAYAQQTGNILGTVRDKSGAVVPNATVTLTNTSTQFSRTLHSNASGDYVGSSLPIGAYTVTVEAQGFQKLDRSGITLTTASSLTLDLDLTVGSAAETVEVTAQASLLQSQSGTVSSLVDSKQVVNLPLATRNFTDLVLLTPGAHQGTASNLGEGGSAYSIRGGANFSVNGTTAATNSYLIDGIYNRNQWLNTLVIVPIVDSIQEYRVLTSSYTAEFGESAGAVTLVSTKSGANQFHGAAWEFLRNDLLNANTYFAKQAGLARPKYNRNVFGGNLGGPIFRDHTFFFADYQGIRQHTPVTQTTTIPTQAMVNMVKTGNFSGAPATIYNPYTTTTVGGVTTRTPYVGNNLSADLDPSAVKLASLIPLPTNGNATNNYTITPSLLLRDNQFDVRIDQNLFSSDRLFFKYAYDRASQTVPGTMYPNPAANIQVGQYISTGSNGYQTDAFAQAGTLGYSHVFSANTLLDLHAAVVRWNANVAPVNLNVPAATNLGIPGINYNAQSGGLPAFTISGFATLGDSSTYPEISHITTFQYDGNLTHTVGNHTIKAGLLFLRHRFNGFSAFPVRGTFDFNGQYTRANNAATVSATQLQYYALADLALGATDSASRNILTGSFGMRTFQLAPYAQDTWRATDRLTLDYGVRWEISAPPYEVHDHWANLDVKTGLLKVAGLNGNGRRLRNFDLKTISPRLGLAYTLDESRKTVLRAGFGISYVDTLVGGAQLYKNLPYYFAQAITTSVNSAPTALLRNGLPTPVAPDPNNIAAISTGSPTVWDPNTRQTSVTQFSLGVQRELRKDVILDVSYVGTISHHLLVNSLNLNQSRPGAGDQGPRRPYYTINPNLVNVAYRGGVADGNYNSLQVHAEKRTSGGLNFGVSYTYSKYLSDFGNPNGGGNNDIQDNSCLRCNYGRSADDLRHNLVVNEVYELPFGPKRRYLNHGLISHIVGPWSVSSVWTLHSGSPFTVFYSSNVSNSSGGGTQRPNRIGNGTLSSGRTINRWFDTTAFAAPAQYTFGNSGTGILTGPGYFNVDMTIERHVLFGDRYDLDLRGEAFNTLNRPNFNNPAATIGSPTAGIISSTQAARILQLAVKLSF from the coding sequence ATGAAAAAGCTGTTTGTAGTTCCTTCTCTCTTGCTCGTAAGTGCTGCGGCATACGCACAGCAGACAGGCAACATCCTCGGCACTGTTCGAGATAAGTCAGGGGCCGTTGTCCCCAATGCAACGGTTACGTTGACGAACACTTCAACGCAGTTCTCACGAACCTTGCACTCGAATGCCAGCGGTGACTACGTCGGATCATCGTTGCCGATTGGTGCCTATACCGTAACGGTAGAAGCACAAGGGTTTCAGAAGCTGGACCGCTCCGGCATTACGCTCACTACGGCAAGTTCGCTCACATTGGATCTGGATCTAACTGTGGGCAGTGCAGCGGAAACGGTTGAAGTAACGGCGCAGGCCTCGCTGCTGCAATCACAAAGTGGCACGGTCTCATCGCTTGTCGATAGCAAGCAGGTTGTGAACCTGCCACTTGCCACTCGCAACTTCACGGACCTTGTGTTGCTGACTCCGGGAGCGCACCAGGGCACTGCAAGCAATCTTGGTGAGGGTGGTAGTGCGTACTCCATCCGTGGTGGCGCAAACTTCAGCGTGAACGGTACAACCGCTGCTACCAACTCATACCTGATTGACGGAATCTATAACCGCAACCAGTGGCTCAACACTCTTGTGATCGTGCCGATCGTCGACTCCATTCAGGAGTATCGCGTGTTGACCAGCAGCTATACGGCAGAGTTTGGCGAGTCCGCAGGCGCGGTTACATTGGTTAGTACGAAAAGTGGCGCGAATCAATTTCACGGTGCTGCGTGGGAGTTTCTGCGCAACGATCTGCTGAATGCGAACACATACTTTGCAAAGCAGGCTGGTCTTGCACGACCCAAGTACAACCGCAATGTTTTCGGTGGCAATCTGGGCGGACCGATCTTTCGCGATCACACGTTCTTCTTCGCGGACTACCAGGGCATCCGCCAGCACACGCCCGTAACGCAAACCACAACCATTCCAACGCAGGCCATGGTGAACATGGTGAAGACGGGAAATTTCAGTGGCGCTCCCGCCACGATTTATAACCCCTACACCACAACCACGGTGGGCGGAGTAACCACACGTACACCTTACGTGGGCAACAATCTCTCTGCTGATCTCGATCCTTCAGCTGTCAAACTGGCCAGTCTCATTCCATTGCCTACCAACGGCAACGCAACCAATAACTACACCATCACGCCAAGCTTGTTGTTGCGAGATAACCAGTTCGATGTTCGTATCGATCAGAACTTGTTCAGTTCAGATCGGCTCTTCTTCAAGTACGCGTATGACCGCGCATCGCAGACCGTGCCCGGCACGATGTATCCCAACCCTGCAGCAAATATTCAGGTAGGCCAATATATCTCAACAGGTAGCAATGGATACCAGACAGATGCGTTCGCGCAGGCAGGAACGCTCGGTTACTCCCACGTCTTCTCTGCAAACACATTGCTTGACCTGCACGCGGCAGTGGTGCGGTGGAATGCCAACGTTGCGCCGGTAAACCTCAATGTTCCTGCAGCAACAAACCTCGGCATTCCCGGCATCAATTACAACGCGCAATCCGGCGGCCTGCCTGCATTCACCATCAGCGGCTTTGCTACGTTGGGCGACAGTTCAACCTATCCTGAGATCAGCCACATCACTACCTTCCAATACGATGGCAACCTGACGCACACTGTAGGCAACCACACAATCAAGGCGGGGCTACTGTTTCTTCGTCACCGCTTCAACGGTTTCTCTGCCTTTCCAGTACGTGGCACGTTTGACTTCAACGGTCAGTACACGCGCGCAAACAACGCAGCTACGGTGTCGGCCACGCAGTTGCAGTACTACGCATTGGCCGATCTCGCGTTGGGAGCTACTGATAGTGCAAGTCGCAACATCCTTACCGGTAGCTTTGGCATGCGAACCTTTCAGCTTGCGCCGTATGCGCAAGACACATGGCGTGCCACAGATCGTCTGACGCTTGATTATGGTGTTCGTTGGGAGATAAGTGCGCCTCCTTATGAGGTGCATGACCACTGGGCGAATCTTGATGTGAAGACTGGACTGCTCAAGGTAGCAGGCTTGAATGGAAACGGACGTCGTCTTCGCAACTTTGATTTGAAGACCATCTCGCCTCGCCTCGGTCTGGCATACACACTGGACGAATCGCGTAAGACCGTTCTGAGAGCAGGGTTCGGCATTTCGTACGTGGACACGCTTGTAGGTGGTGCGCAGTTGTATAAGAACCTGCCGTACTACTTTGCGCAGGCCATCACTACCTCTGTGAATTCAGCGCCGACAGCGCTGTTAAGGAATGGCCTTCCAACTCCTGTTGCACCCGATCCCAATAACATCGCCGCCATCTCCACGGGCAGCCCGACAGTATGGGATCCCAATACACGGCAGACCAGCGTTACCCAGTTCAGTCTTGGTGTGCAACGCGAATTGCGTAAGGACGTCATTCTGGACGTGAGTTACGTTGGCACGATTAGCCATCATCTATTAGTGAATAGCCTTAACCTGAACCAATCGAGGCCTGGTGCAGGTGACCAGGGGCCGCGTCGCCCGTACTACACCATCAACCCGAACCTGGTGAATGTGGCATATCGTGGAGGCGTTGCGGACGGCAACTATAACAGTCTTCAAGTACACGCTGAAAAGCGCACATCAGGCGGTTTGAATTTCGGTGTCTCGTATACCTATTCCAAATACCTGTCAGACTTCGGCAATCCCAACGGCGGAGGTAATAACGATATTCAGGACAACAGTTGCTTGCGTTGCAATTACGGTCGCTCTGCTGATGACCTGCGACACAACCTGGTTGTGAATGAAGTGTATGAACTGCCGTTCGGACCAAAGCGTCGCTATCTCAATCATGGCTTGATCTCACATATTGTCGGACCCTGGAGCGTTAGCAGCGTATGGACACTGCACTCGGGATCGCCGTTTACTGTCTTCTACAGCAGTAACGTTTCAAACTCATCCGGCGGTGGAACGCAAAGACCGAACCGCATTGGCAATGGCACGTTGTCTTCTGGTCGCACAATCAACCGCTGGTTTGACACCACTGCCTTCGCTGCGCCAGCGCAATACACCTTCGGCAACTCTGGTACGGGCATCCTTACGGGCCCTGGTTATTTCAACGTGGACATGACAATCGAACGCCATGTGCTGTTTGGTGACCGATATGACCTTGATCTACGTGGAGAAGCATTCAACACCTTGAATCGGCCTAACTTTAACAACCCCGCCGCAACCATCGGATCGCCAACCGCAGGCATTATTTCAAGCACGCAAGCAGCACGCATTCTCCAACTCGCAGTAAAACTATCGTTCTAA
- a CDS encoding sulfatase, producing the protein MNRRKFLTHAGSLAAVAAVTRGSGASPLKKRRPNVLLLMSDQHNRRVMGCSGDRVAHTPNLDVLAATGSRFTQAYCTNPVCTPSRASLMTGLYSHHNEAQNNMTPYAPEHKTIAHHFAAAGYMTGLVGKMHWVDAQTHGFDYHLGFNDWFQHLGPKTQLYADELGRPNSGSGLPEIDDLWREDGDPWKGHRTLDSRKGSVAVGEISLMPEEDHFESFVARESNRFLKRFGNADQPFFLVSSFLKPHDPFMPAKRFADMFHWQDMELPPSWGKANLATLPQEVQKTIGFDAPTPELHDPVEAKKRLAFYYANLAQMDDALGQVMATLRSLNLENDTIVCYTSDHGDMLGELGLWAKFEFYEGSCGIPLLLRVPGQKANTVAEPISQVNLCSTFTDLAGVPLLQPNDGRSMRPLLDGKAHAFGPVYAEYALGGKQPKTMIREGDWKYTLWENDIPELYNLKTDPQELHNVAALPENAARCAAMKAQIRTWQKLPSPQHVRV; encoded by the coding sequence TTGAACCGAAGAAAATTCCTGACCCATGCCGGATCGCTTGCCGCTGTAGCGGCTGTCACTCGTGGATCGGGCGCGTCTCCTCTCAAGAAGCGACGGCCCAATGTGTTGTTGTTGATGTCCGATCAGCACAACCGCCGGGTTATGGGTTGTAGCGGCGATCGCGTAGCGCATACCCCCAACCTGGATGTTCTTGCTGCGACGGGTAGCCGCTTTACCCAGGCCTACTGCACCAACCCTGTCTGCACGCCATCGCGAGCGTCTCTGATGACCGGGCTCTACAGCCATCACAACGAAGCGCAGAACAATATGACCCCGTATGCGCCTGAACACAAGACCATAGCGCACCATTTTGCCGCGGCTGGTTACATGACCGGGCTTGTCGGGAAAATGCATTGGGTGGACGCGCAAACCCATGGCTTTGACTACCATCTGGGCTTCAACGATTGGTTCCAGCATTTGGGACCAAAGACGCAGTTGTATGCGGACGAGCTTGGACGGCCAAACTCAGGCTCAGGGCTGCCGGAGATCGACGACCTGTGGCGCGAAGACGGTGACCCCTGGAAAGGGCATCGCACGCTTGACTCGCGGAAGGGATCGGTTGCTGTTGGTGAAATTTCGTTGATGCCCGAGGAGGACCACTTTGAGTCGTTTGTGGCCCGGGAGTCCAACCGCTTCCTGAAGCGGTTTGGCAATGCGGACCAACCATTCTTCCTGGTGTCCTCATTCCTCAAGCCACACGATCCGTTTATGCCTGCTAAGCGTTTTGCGGATATGTTCCATTGGCAGGACATGGAGTTACCTCCGAGTTGGGGGAAGGCAAACCTCGCAACGTTGCCCCAGGAAGTACAAAAGACAATCGGCTTCGATGCTCCCACGCCGGAGTTGCACGACCCCGTGGAGGCGAAGAAGCGGTTGGCTTTCTACTACGCAAATCTTGCCCAAATGGATGACGCACTGGGGCAGGTGATGGCCACGCTGCGAAGCCTGAATCTGGAGAACGACACCATCGTCTGCTACACATCTGACCACGGCGACATGCTGGGTGAGTTGGGGCTCTGGGCGAAGTTTGAGTTCTATGAAGGCTCCTGCGGCATCCCGCTGCTTTTGCGTGTCCCCGGGCAGAAGGCAAATACGGTGGCAGAGCCAATAAGCCAGGTGAACCTGTGCAGCACGTTTACTGATCTTGCAGGCGTGCCACTGTTGCAGCCAAATGATGGGCGCAGTATGCGTCCGCTATTGGATGGAAAGGCCCACGCATTTGGCCCTGTGTATGCCGAATACGCTCTTGGCGGGAAGCAGCCGAAGACCATGATTCGCGAAGGCGACTGGAAGTACACGCTTTGGGAGAATGACATCCCCGAACTTTACAACCTCAAGACCGATCCGCAGGAGTTGCATAACGTTGCGGCACTCCCTGAGAACGCAGCACGATGTGCGGCCATGAAGGCACAGATCCGCACATGGCAAAAACTGCCATCACCACAGCACGTACGCGTTTAA
- a CDS encoding DUF1622 domain-containing protein produces the protein MEETVAGITKFAILFINSVATLFLLIGIIQVLINGLRVMLTSSSSNHQKREVWLQFSRWLIAGLSIQLAADILETSIAPSWEEIGKLGAIAVIRTFLNYFLDSDMRETRERDARSKERTEQMEAAS, from the coding sequence ATGGAAGAGACCGTGGCAGGCATCACCAAATTTGCGATCTTATTTATTAATAGTGTCGCAACGCTATTTCTATTGATCGGAATAATACAAGTCTTGATCAACGGACTACGCGTGATGCTTACTTCGTCTTCGTCTAATCATCAAAAGCGCGAGGTCTGGCTACAGTTTTCACGATGGCTAATCGCCGGCCTTTCGATTCAGCTTGCAGCGGACATTCTTGAGACTTCTATCGCGCCTAGCTGGGAAGAGATTGGCAAGCTTGGTGCGATCGCCGTAATTAGAACCTTCCTCAATTACTTCCTCGATAGTGATATGCGTGAGACACGCGAGCGGGACGCCAGAAGCAAAGAGAGAACGGAGCAAATGGAGGCCGCCTCATAG
- a CDS encoding bile acid:sodium symporter → MKIAELIPIAIAVSIFLTVLALGLDSSFEDAIWLFRKPVLLVKSIVSLNVIMVLLAVAADKLFHLNVVVATAIVAIAISPVPPFFPKKEVKVGGTNPYAISLLVAAALCSIVLIPGWIKVLALVFGFEANLAFSKIISVVFIKILLPLVLGILLHRLAPDLADRSASTVSRIAMILLVIAVLPILFTSLGPMWKMIGNGVLITVFLFALVGLGVGHLLGGPDPNDRSVLALATSSRHPGLAVAIASLNFPDRKGPVLLVVLFHLIVGMIVAIPYIQWRKRMHNE, encoded by the coding sequence ATGAAGATTGCCGAGCTAATTCCAATAGCAATCGCGGTTAGCATCTTTCTGACAGTATTGGCCCTCGGCCTGGATTCAAGTTTTGAAGATGCAATCTGGCTATTCCGAAAGCCTGTCCTCTTAGTCAAATCGATCGTTTCTTTAAACGTCATCATGGTCTTGCTAGCCGTCGCAGCGGACAAACTGTTTCATCTCAATGTCGTTGTTGCAACTGCGATTGTCGCTATCGCAATCTCGCCGGTTCCTCCATTTTTCCCTAAGAAAGAAGTTAAAGTCGGAGGCACCAATCCCTATGCGATTTCGCTTCTGGTGGCAGCCGCATTGTGTTCGATTGTTCTGATCCCTGGGTGGATCAAAGTACTTGCCCTGGTTTTCGGTTTCGAGGCAAACCTGGCGTTCAGCAAAATCATCTCTGTGGTATTCATTAAGATTTTGCTTCCGCTCGTTCTTGGCATTCTTCTTCATCGTCTTGCGCCGGATCTCGCTGATCGATCTGCCAGCACCGTATCTCGTATCGCGATGATCTTATTGGTAATCGCAGTTCTGCCAATCCTGTTCACCAGCCTGGGACCTATGTGGAAAATGATAGGCAATGGCGTACTGATAACAGTTTTTCTCTTTGCCTTAGTTGGTCTCGGGGTGGGGCATTTGTTGGGCGGACCGGACCCTAACGACCGTAGTGTATTGGCCCTTGCGACGAGCAGTCGGCATCCCGGATTGGCGGTTGCGATAGCGTCGCTAAACTTCCCCGATCGCAAAGGTCCGGTCTTGCTGGTGGTGCTATTCCATCTCATCGTCGGAATGATTGTTGCTATTCCATACATTCAATGGCGAAAGAGGATGCATAACGAGTGA
- a CDS encoding YidH family protein codes for MADQITSHDDHSKINTELAARRTGLSFQRTRMSADRTLMSVVRTSLSLIGFGFTIYQFFGKLKNDLVFSHDKAPRNFGLSLVFLGVGMLIVGIVYHSQFMLQLRKERDSLTSAELIHGESGFPVSFTLIIATLLLILGSTAIISMTFHIGPFS; via the coding sequence ATGGCAGACCAGATCACATCTCACGACGACCATTCCAAGATCAACACGGAATTGGCAGCGCGACGAACGGGGCTTTCGTTTCAACGAACACGAATGAGTGCCGATCGCACGTTGATGTCTGTCGTGCGTACCTCACTGTCTCTGATTGGTTTTGGTTTCACGATCTATCAGTTTTTTGGAAAGTTAAAGAATGACCTGGTCTTCTCACATGACAAAGCACCACGTAATTTCGGCCTCAGCCTCGTGTTTCTCGGCGTCGGAATGCTGATCGTGGGTATCGTGTACCACTCTCAATTTATGCTGCAGCTTCGCAAAGAACGAGACAGCCTTACTTCAGCAGAGCTTATTCATGGAGAGAGTGGGTTCCCAGTATCGTTCACTCTGATTATCGCGACACTTCTACTGATCTTAGGAAGCACGGCGATCATAAGCATGACGTTCCACATCGGCCCATTCAGCTGA